The Dendropsophus ebraccatus isolate aDenEbr1 chromosome 10, aDenEbr1.pat, whole genome shotgun sequence genome has a segment encoding these proteins:
- the LOC138802355 gene encoding CLOCK-interacting pacemaker-like, with the protein MKSPPTETGPSNREDDKNVEAKQPPATTKEKAQSETEKDSGYSDSSSESFSSEETPSTTSSETTTTSDTPQTQTAYTPIYILQNVVLKQPHVLLVQPPLRRHRKRPAPSAYLPILRSYPKIAPRVTPLSPKPDCPKDTDPLPPTSKTCKQTAPQLLDVSLRSLALLRRTRETQRSIRELKVHTRLYERALEGEEGGWERLRRAMERSGGYRKVPPATCLDRTDEAMDTDEASNSNTSDDNSAEEKPETKSEQNVTSPEKSMTSEAVPPDNDTGGAA; encoded by the exons ATGAAGTCCCCCCCAACAGAGACCGGACCTTCCAACCGGGAAGACGACAAAAATGTGGAGGCCAAACAGCCGCCGGCAACAACCAAAGAGAAGGCACAGAGCGAGACAGAAAAGGACTCCGGCTACTCCG ACAGCAGCTCGGAAAGCTTCAGCTCGGAGGAGACGCCATCAACAACCAGCAGTGagaccaccaccaccagcgaCACCCctcagacacagactgcatacaCCCCTATCTACATCCTGCAGAATGTCGTCCTCAAACAG CCTCACGTTCTCCTCGTCCAACCTCCTCTCCGGCGCCATCGTAAAAGACCCGCCCCTTCCGCCTACCTTCCCATCCTGCGTTCTTACCCCAAGATTGCGCCACGTGTAACCCCTCTAAGCCCCAAACCCGACTGTCCCAAAGACACTGACCCCCTTCCTCCCACCTCCAAAACGTGCAAGCAGACAGCACCACAGCTTCTCGACGTATCCTTACGCTCTCTGGCCTTGTTGCGTCGGACACGAGAGACTCAGCGCTCTATTCGGGAGCTGAAGGTTCACACTAGACTCTACGAGAGGGCGCTGGAAGGTGAGGAAGGTGGATGGGAGCGGCTTCGGAGGGCGATGGAAAGAAGCGGAGGCTACCGGAAAGTTCCACCTGCAACCTGCTTAGACAGAACGGACGAAGCAATGGACACGGATGAGGCGTCCAACTCCAACACCTCAGACGACAACTCCGCAGAAGAGAAGCCAGAGACAAAGTCAGAACAGAATGTGACATCACCCGAGAAATCTATGACATCAGAGGCAGTGCCACCTGACAATGATACCGGGGGCGCGGCATGA